The stretch of DNA GTCGACTACCAGGTGCTCAATGTCGCGGCGCTCGCCGGTTTCGAGGACGGCGCGGTGGTGACCCCGCGGTCGCTCGCCGAACGCGGCCTGATCAAGTCTCCGGCCGCGGCCGTGAAGCTGCTTGGCGACGGGGCCGTCGATCGCAAGCTCGAGGTGCAGGTGACGCGCGTATCCGAAAGCGCGCGCCGCAAGATCGAGGAGGCCGGCGGCCGCGTAACCCTGGTCGCGGTGCAGGTAACCGGGGTGCCCGGCAGCGCACCCGCGGCCGCGGGCGCGGCGGAGTAGGCGTGGCATCGAATCCTATCGTCGACATCTTCCGGATCAAGGACCTGCGCGACCGAATCCTGTTCACCGTGGCGATGCTGCTGGTGTTCCGGCTCGGCGCGGTGCTGCCCATCCCGGGCGTCAACGTGACCGCGCTCAACGCCTTCTTTACCGCCCAGCAGAGTTCGGGGACGGTCGGCATCACCGACTACTTCGACTTCTTCTCGGGAGGCGCATTTACCAACTTCTCGATATTCATGCTCGGCATCGTGCCTTACATCACCACCTCGATCATCATGCAGCTCCTGCTGATGGTGTTTCCGAAGCTGAAGAAGATCTCCGAGGAGGAGGGCGGACGGAAGCGCATCCAGCGCTATACGCGCTACGGCACCGTTCTCGTGTGCCTGGTGCAGTCGTTCACCGTTACCGAGTTTGCCAACTCCATTCCGGACGCCATCACCATGGCGCGGGTGCCGTACACGATCATCGCCATGCTCACGGTGACGGCGGGGACGGTATTCCTGATGTGGGTGGGTGAGCAGATTACCCAGCGCGGCATCGGCAACGGCATTTCGCTGCTCATCTTCGCCGGCATCGTGGCGCGCATCCCGAATGCCATCTGGATCATCATCACGCAGATCCAGCGGCAGGACCTCAATCCGGTATACGCGATCGTGGTGTTCGGCGTGTTCGTCGGCGTGATCGCACTGATCGTCTATGAGCAGCAAGGGCAGCGGCGCATTCCGGTCAATTACGCCAAGCGGGTGGTCGGACGGCGCGTGTACGGTGCGCAGAACGCGTACCTGCCGTTCAAGATCAACCCGTCCGGTGTCATTCCGGTGATTTTCGCCTCCTCGGTGCTGATCTTCCCGCTGCAGATTGCGCAGAATCTCGGCAGCAGTCAGCCATGGCTGTCCCGGTTCGCCTCCTGGCTGCGCCCGGACGGGCTGCCCCATGTCATCGTGTATGCGGTGCTGATCGTGTTCTTCGCCTACTTCTATACCCAGGTCACGCTCAACCCGGTCGAGATTGCCCGCCAGATTCGGGAGAACGGCGGTTCCATCCGCGGCATCAGCTCCGACAACATGCGCGCCTATTTGACGCGGATACTGAATCGCATCATCTTACCGGGAGCGTTGTTCCTGGCGTTCATCGCGATCATTCCCTCGATCATCCAGGCGCTGTTCTCGTTCCCGTCGTCGGTGGCCTTCCTCATGGGCGGTACTTCGCTGCTCATCATGGTGGGCGTCGACCTCGACACCATGAGTCAGATCGAAGGGCACCTGCGGATGCACCACCACGAGGGGCTGACCAAGAAGGGCCGCATCCGGTCGCGGAACCTGTGAAATGGGGAGTTGAAATGAAGGTACGCGTGAGCGTGAAGAAAATGTGCAACCGGTGCAAAGTGATCCGGCGGCGCGGGGTGGTGCGCGTAATCTGCACCAACCCCAAGCACAAACAGCGGCAACGCGGCTGATCCGCGGTCGCAAGAGGGGGCTCTCATGGCACGTATAGCGGGAATCGACCTGCCCAACAAACACGTGGATATCGCGCTGACCTACATCTTCGGGATCGGGCGTTCGGCGGCCACCGCGATCTGCGCCACGGTGGGCATCGATCCGGGCACGCGCATGAACGACCTGACCGCGGACGAGATTACCCGGCTGCGGCAGGTGATCGAGAACGACTACCAGGTGGAGGGCCGGCTGCGCACCGAGGTGTCGATGAACATCAAGCGCTTGATGGACATCGGCTGCTACCGCGGCATTCGCCATCGCCGCGGCCTGCCGGTGCGCGGCCAGCGGACACGTACCAACGCAAGGATCCGAAAGGGCAAGCGGAAGACGGTCGCCGGCAAGCGCAAGGCGCCGGCCGCGAAGTAACGCGCGGCGGAACGTGGCCGACGAACCGGACAAAACGGAGACCGGACAAACGGAGACCCAGACAAAACGGAGATAGAGTGGCAAAACGATCAACAAGAAGACAGGTCAGCAGGGGCAACGTCTATATCCAGGCGACCTTCAACAACACCATCATCACGATAACCGACCTGACCGGCGATGCCGTGTCGTGGGCGTCGGCGGGTTCTCTGGGCTTTCGCGGGGCAAAGAAGTCGACGCCCTTTGCCGCGCAGACCACCGCGGAGACGGCGGCGCGAAAAGCGATGGAGTACGGTCTGCAGGAAGTGAGTGTGTACGTGAAGGGTCCCGGCGGCGGCGGCGAGTCCGCCATCCGCTCGCTCGGCGCCCTCGGACTGCGGGTTCGGGCGATACGCAACGTCACCCCGATTCCCCATAACGGTTGCCGTCCGCAGAAGAAGCGGCGCGTGTGAGGAGGCCTGATCATGGGTAGGTACCTGGGACCGGCCTGCCGGTTGTGCCGCGCCGAGGGCGTCAAGTTGTTTCTCAAGGGAGATCGGTGTCACGGCCCCAAGTGCCAGATCACCAAGCGCAAGGGCAAGCCCGGCAAGGCTCCGCGTGCGCGCATGCAGAAGGTATCCGACTTCGGCGTACAGATGCGCGAGAAGCAAAAGGTGAAGCGGATGTACGGGATGTTCGAGCGGCAGTTCCGCGGCTTTTTCCAGAAGGCCTCTCGCGAGCGCGGGGTGACCGGCGAGAATCTGATCCGGCTGCTGGAGAAGCGGCTCGACAACATCGTCTACCGGCTGCACTTTGCAGCGTCCCGCAAGCAGGCCCGGCAACTGGTGTCCCACGGACACATCCTCGTGAACGGCAAGCGGGTCACCATCCCCTCCTACCTGGTGCGGGAAAACGACACCATCTCGGTGCATGAGCGCGCCAAGCGAATGACGGTGATCAAGGATGGTCTCAAGGAGTATTCGCGCGCCGGAGTGGTGCCTTGGCTGGAGGTGGACCCAGACGCTCTGACCGGGTTGGTGCGGGGGATACCGCAGCGCGGCGACATCGCGGACCTCGCCGGGGTCAACGAGCAGCTCATTGTCGAGCTGTATTCGAAGTAGGTAGCCATGGGACGACGGAGTCTGTTGAAAGGGCTCAAACGCCCAAAGGGCATCACGTTCGAGCACGGCGAGGTAGGCCGCAACTTCGGGCGCTTCATCGCGTACCCGTTCGAGCGCGGGTACGGGGTCACGGTCGGCAACACGTTGCGCCGGATTCTGCTGTCGTCGATTCAGGGCTACGCGGTTACCGCCATTCACGTGACCAGCTACGATGCGGACCAGAAGCCGCACGTCCTGTCGAGCGAGTTCGACTCGATTCCCGACATGGTCGAGGACACGCCCGACTTCATCAACCAGCTCAAGCATCTGAAGCTCTCCCTGGCCGACGACCTTGAAGAGAAGACCATACTCATGGAAGTTCAGGGGCCCGGCGAGATCACCGGCGTGAGCCTTGCCAACGACCAACAGGTAAGGGTACTCAACCCGGAACTGAAGCTGGCGACGCTGATGGAGGGCGCCAACCTCGTCATCGAGGTTCAGATCGAGCTCGGGCGCGGATACGTCCCCGCGGAGCGCCAGGAACGCTATATCCAGGTGGTTGGGACGATCGCGGTGGACGCCATGTATTCGCCGATCCTGAAGGCGAGGTATTCGGTGGAGAATACGCGAGTCGGCCAGCGGACCGATTTCGACAAGCTGATTCTGGAGATTACCACCGATGGATCGGTCGCGCCTGAGGATGCGCTTGCCGAGGCCGCCAAGATCGCGAAGGATCAATTCACCATCTTCATCAACTTCGACGAGGACGACGGTGGCGACGAGGACGTCTACGATGAGCGTGACGAACTGGTCCGCTCACTGATGGAGACGCCGGTGGAGGAACTCGAACTCTCGGTACGTTCCAGCAATTGCCTTCGGAACGCGAATATCCGCACCATCGGCGATCTGGTCGCCAGAACCGAAGAGGAGATCGCCAAGACACGGAACTTCGGCAAGAAGTCGCTCGACGAGATCAAGTCGAAGCTGGCGGAGCGCAACCTGCGCCTCGGCATCGGCAACGTCGACGAATTCAAGACCGAATTCGGCGGCGAGGGCGAGGGCGATCCGTCCGCGCCCGAGCCTGCGCCCGGCGGTGCGCCGGAAAGTGTTGCGCCGGAAAGTGTTGCGCCGGATGGTGCAACGGAGATGGACGCGGCGCCGGACGAAGCGGCGGCCGCTGCCGACAGCGGGACCAATGAAGCATAGAAACGACATCAACCGCCTCGATCGCAAGGCGAGTCACCGGCGCGCCCTGCATCGCAGCATGGTGACTGCGCTGTTTCGCTACGAGCGCATTCGTACCACCAAGGCCAAGGCGAGGGAAATCGCGCGCACGGCGGAACGGTTGATCACCCGTGCACGAGTCGACAGCGTGCACAACCGGCGCCAGGTGGCGCGCAGCGTCCCCGACAAGGAAATACTGGCCAAGTTGTTCGACGAGATAGCCGGCCGCTTCCGTGATCGCCCGGGCGGCTATACCAGGCGAGTGAAGCTGGGCCAGCGTTACGGAGACGCCACCGAGATGGTGCTCCTGGAACTGGTCGAGCGGAACCAGGACCCCGACACGGGGGAGTGACCGCAGGCACGCGGTCGCGTAACCTGCCGGCGTCGCGGGGCGGCGGCGTTCGTGCGGCGCCCCGTTGACCGACTGGCTCGACCGGCGGGTCTCGGCGCGGGCGTTGCTGGCGTGGGTGTGCCTGACGGCGCCGTCCATGCTGGTTTCGAGCACTCCGGCGGTGCGCGCGGCGCAGTTGGCGCTGCTGGTCATCGTCGCACTCGGCATCGGGCGAAGCATCCGCATCGGCCGGACCGTGGTGTTCTTTGCCGCGGTGGTGGCGTTCAACCTGGTGACACCGGGCGGGCGTGTGCTGGCGGCGCCGGCCGGCTTTCCGGTGACCGCGGGCGCGCTGGAGGTCGGACTCGCCAAGGCGTTTGGGCTGACCGGTCTGCTGCTGCTCTCCAAGATCGGAATACGGCGCGATCTGCGCCTGCCGGGGCGCGCGGGACACCTGCTCGACCTCACGCTGGCCTACGTGCGCGGGTTTCTCGCCGCGGACGTGAAGCTGCTTGCACGCGACCCGGTCGGACGCCTCGACAAGCTGCTGTGCGAGGTGCAGCGCGAAGTGGATGCCGCCCCGGACAGCACTCCCACGCCGACGACGCCGCTGGGAGTCGCCGTCCTGACCGCCTTGCTGGCGGCGAGCTGGGCCGCCGTGCTGGTGGGGAATTAGGATGAGGGCGGAGCGCCACAACCCGCTCCGGATGGCCGCCGGGCTGCTGGTTGCGGCGGCGTTGGTGACGGTGCCCCTGTGGTGGGAGGCGGCGAGCAGCTTGGTACGGTCGGGACCGCTCGCGCCGACCTGGCCCTGGTTGGTGCCCGCGCTGCTCGGCGCCGTGGTGGTTGCGCTGACGCTGGCCCCGCTGCGCGCGCCTCGCCGGCGCCGCGCATCCACCGCAACGCCGCCGGCGCCGTCCTCGCCGGCGCCGCGGCAACCGGAAGCGATCGAAGAGCGCCGGCCGGAGCCGGAGGCCGAGCGCAGGCGCGCGTCGGTCGAGGTGTGGGAAACAGCGGCGTTTGCCGAAGCGGTGCAACGGTTCCGCGACAGCGTGGCGCTCGAAGGCGGCGTATACCGCGTGCGCGAGCAGGTCTACGGCGCGCCCGCGGAGCCACGCCGTTCGCTGCGCCGGACTGCCGAGACCGTGATAACGGACGACAAGATCGCGCGCCTGGCGAGCGCCGGTCAGCGCCGGCAGGTGCGCACGCGGGTGACCGGCGCGGGCGTGGACTACGACCAACTTCTGGCGCAGTTCCGCGCTACGGGCGCCGGCGATACGCGCCGGCGGGTGTTGGAAGAACAACGCGCGGCGTTGGCGGCGCACGCCGCGGTGCTGCTGGTGGAACAGGCCGCCGGCTACACGGCCGGCGTCGCCGCCGGGTCGCCGCACCTGGTCCTGAGCGCGATGGCCGTGAGCGCCGGCGACCGGCTCTACGACGAGCACCTGCGGGCGCGACGCTACGTGCTGGCCGGGCCGGGCAGCGACGTGTGTACCCGGCTGCCGTTCGCGGCCGAACGCATGGCGCTGTTGCCGGCGACGCTTGACGGCCGGCACGCCTACCTGCTGTTCGCCGCCTCGATGCCGGACGACGCCACGGTGCAGGCCAGCGCGCAGTGGTCCCGGGAGACCCTCATGGACCGGCTCAATCTGCATACCTGACGGGGCGCTGCGCCCGCGGCAGCGGCGACGCGCGGCGGCGCGTGCGCGGCGCGCCGGTCAGCTTGACACCGGTCGCGACCGGACAGTAGGCTGGAGTCTACACAATAGTCATGGGGGAGGAAGTACATGCCCGCCCAGTTGCCTTGGATTGTACTTTCTCTTGCCGCTGGGATTGGACTAGGTTGGCTTGTACGCTGGCTGTACGCCAGACTGGAGTTGGCGTCTTCGGAACAGAAGGCGCAAAGGATCGTTAGGGACGCGAGACAGGACGCTGAAGCACGGAAGCGTGAAGCGGTCCTGGAGACGAAAGATGAATTGTTACGAGAGCGTAACCAGTTGGAGCGGGAGACTCGGGCGCGAAGAAACGAAGTTCAGCGCCATGAGCAACGACTGCTCCAGAAGGAAGAGAACCTAGAGAAGCGGCGAGAGGCGTTTGATCGCCAGGAGAAGCAGTTGGTCGCCCGGGAACGGGCGATCGTAGAACGCGAGGACGACGTGTCGCGCGCGTCCGAGCAATGGATCGTGGAGTTGGAGCAGGTTGCCAAGCTCACCGCCGACCAAGCCAGGAAGCGGCTGGTAAACAGCATCGAGGACGACGCCCGCCACGAAGCGCAGGCGTTGATTCACAATATCGAAGCGGAGGCCAAGCAGACTGCCGAGCGCAAGGCGCGGGAAGTGGTGGTCAACGCGATGCAGCGCTTGGCGTCGGAGACCACGTCGGAGGTCAGCGTCACGTCGGTAAGCTTGCCCAACGACGACATGAAGGGTCGGATCATCGGGCGCGAAGGGCGCAATATCCGCACCCTTGAGAACCTGACGGGAGTCGACATCATCATCGACGACACCCCGGAGGCGGTGGTGCTCTCCTGTTTCGACCCGCTGCGCAAGGAGACGGCGCGTCTTGCGCTCGAACGGCTGATCACCGATGGCCGCATCCATCCCGCCCGCATCGAGGAGATTGTGCGCAAGGTGCATCGCGATCTGGAGAAGACGATCGAGGAGGACGCCGAGCGCGTGCTGTTCGACCTGGAGATACCGAGCATGCACCGCGACCTGGTGATGACGCTCGGACGCCTCAAGTACCGCACGAGTTACGGCCAGAACCAGCTCGCACACGCCAAGGAGACCGCTCAGCTCGGGGCGATGATCGCGGCCGAGACCGGCGGCAACATCCAGTTGAGCAAGCGTGCTTCGTTGCTGCACGACATCGGCAAGGCTATCGATTCGGACGAGAACCTGGGCCACGCCGTGACCGGCATGGAGTTGGCGCGCCGCTGCGGCGAGGACGAGGTGGTATGCAACGCCATCGGCGCACACCACTACGATGTCGAGCCGTCGGGGGTGGAGGCGATCATCGTCCAGATCGCGGACACCATCTCGGCATCGCGGCCGGGAGCGCGGCGCGAGTCCCTGGACAACTACCTGAGGAGGCTGGAGAACCTGGAGCGCATCGCCACCGGCTATGCCGGCGTCGACCGCGCCTATGCGATTCAAGCCGGCCGGGAGCTGCGCGTGATGGTCAGTACCGAGCGCGTGTCGGACGACGGCGCGCGCGAACTCGGCAGGCAGGTCGCCAAGCAGATCGAAGCCGAGCTCAAGTACCCGGGAAGGATCAAGGTAACGGTGATTCGCGAGACGCGGGTGGTGGAGTATGCACGCTGACGAGGCGATCGTGGCCGGTGCGGTAGCGGGACGTGACTGACCGGCTGCAGGAGTTGATCGGGGCGGCGGCCGCGCCGCGCCGCGCGCCCGAGCCAGTGCGCGTATTGCTGATTGGTGACGTGGTCGGCCCGTCCGGGTCACGCGCCCTGTTCATGCACCTTGCGCGGCTCAAGAAGCGCAGTCGTTGTGACTTGGTCATTGCCAACGTCGAGAATTCCGCCGCCGGGTTCGGCCTGACGCTTGCGCAGGCGGACGAGTACGCCGGTTACGGCATCGACGTGATGACCACCGGCAATCACATCTGGCAACAGAGGGAGATCTGGCCGCGCCTGGAGAGCCACGATCGGCTGCTCAGGCCGCACAACTATCCGCCCTCGGTGCCCGGCAAGGGTACCTGTATCGTGGAAGCCGGCGGGGTCAAGGTCGGCGTACTGAACCTGGAGGGGAGAGTCGCCATGTCGCACCTCGATTGTCCGTTCCGCGTGGCGCGTGCCGAGGTCGCCAAGCTGCGCAAGGAGACGCCGCTGGTGGTGGTGGACATGCACGCGGAGAGCGTCGAGGAGAAGGAGGCGCTGGCGCTGCATCTCGACGGATCGGTGTCCGCCGTGGTCGGTACGCATACGCACGTACAGACGGCCGACGAGCGGATTCTCCCGCGCGGCACCGCCTACCTGACCGACCTGGGGATGACCGGCCCCCGCGACAGCGTGCTGGGTATGAAGCCGGACATCGTGCTGCGCCGCGTACTGAGCCAGATGCCGTTGCGCATGGAGGTCGACGAGGGACCGGCCGACATCTGCGGCGCGTTGCTGAGCGTGGACCGTGTCACCGGCAAGGCGATCGCCCTGGAACGAATAGTCGAGCACGCCCGCTTGTGACCACGCCCGGCGGCGTCCGCCGGGCGCACGGCGCGCGCGCGCGGACACTGCTCGCCCGGCTGTGTGAACTGCACCCGGAGCCGGGGCGAGAGCACTGGTATGCGGCGGTGTTGTGCGGGGAGGTGCGGGTGGACGGCGAACGGGTACGGGATCCGCGGCGCATGGTCACCGACGCATCCGCGGTGGCGGTGCAGCCCGAGCCGCCGCTGGCCTCGCGCGCCGGCTACAAGCTGCTGCATGCGCTTGAGCGGTTCCGCGTGCCGGTGGCCGGCAAGGTGGTGCTCGATGCCGGTTCCGCGACCGGCGGGTTCACGGACTGCCTGCTGCGGCGCGGCGCGCGCCACGTGCATTGTGTCGACGTCGCATACGGGGCACTTGCCTATCGTCTGCGCAGCGATTCCCGCACCACCGTTCACGAGCGCACCAACGTGATGCATCTGCAACCCGGCAGTCTGCGGCCTCAGCCGGACGGCGCCGTGTGCGATCTGTCGTTCCGTTCCCTGCGCGGAGCGGCGGCCCGGCTGCTCAATCTCACCCGAGAGGGCTGGCTGCTCGCACTCGTCAAGCCGCAGTTCGAGTGGCGGGCCGCGACGGGCCCGGCACACGGCGCGGGGACGCGGCGGTTCGACGGGCTGGTACGGGGAGCCGAAGCGATCGCGGCCGTGGTCCGCGCACTGCAGGCCGACCTGGCGCTGGAAGGAGTCGAGTTCAGGCGCTGCACGCCGGCCGCGCTGCCCGGACGGCGCGGCAACCGGGAGGTGCTGGCGTTGCTCACCGCCGCGCGCTCCGTACCGGCCG from Spirochaetaceae bacterium encodes:
- the rplO gene encoding 50S ribosomal protein L15, producing the protein MDGPRRPAGATRARRVVGRGAGSGRGGTAGRGTKGQNSRSGGGVRPGFEGGQMPLYRRVARRGFSNKRFRVDYQVLNVAALAGFEDGAVVTPRSLAERGLIKSPAAAVKLLGDGAVDRKLEVQVTRVSESARRKIEEAGGRVTLVAVQVTGVPGSAPAAAGAAE
- the secY gene encoding preprotein translocase subunit SecY, giving the protein MASNPIVDIFRIKDLRDRILFTVAMLLVFRLGAVLPIPGVNVTALNAFFTAQQSSGTVGITDYFDFFSGGAFTNFSIFMLGIVPYITTSIIMQLLLMVFPKLKKISEEEGGRKRIQRYTRYGTVLVCLVQSFTVTEFANSIPDAITMARVPYTIIAMLTVTAGTVFLMWVGEQITQRGIGNGISLLIFAGIVARIPNAIWIIITQIQRQDLNPVYAIVVFGVFVGVIALIVYEQQGQRRIPVNYAKRVVGRRVYGAQNAYLPFKINPSGVIPVIFASSVLIFPLQIAQNLGSSQPWLSRFASWLRPDGLPHVIVYAVLIVFFAYFYTQVTLNPVEIARQIRENGGSIRGISSDNMRAYLTRILNRIILPGALFLAFIAIIPSIIQALFSFPSSVAFLMGGTSLLIMVGVDLDTMSQIEGHLRMHHHEGLTKKGRIRSRNL
- the rpmJ gene encoding 50S ribosomal protein L36 encodes the protein MKVRVSVKKMCNRCKVIRRRGVVRVICTNPKHKQRQRG
- the rpsM gene encoding 30S ribosomal protein S13 translates to MARIAGIDLPNKHVDIALTYIFGIGRSAATAICATVGIDPGTRMNDLTADEITRLRQVIENDYQVEGRLRTEVSMNIKRLMDIGCYRGIRHRRGLPVRGQRTRTNARIRKGKRKTVAGKRKAPAAK
- the rpsK gene encoding 30S ribosomal protein S11, which codes for MAKRSTRRQVSRGNVYIQATFNNTIITITDLTGDAVSWASAGSLGFRGAKKSTPFAAQTTAETAARKAMEYGLQEVSVYVKGPGGGGESAIRSLGALGLRVRAIRNVTPIPHNGCRPQKKRRV
- the rpsD gene encoding 30S ribosomal protein S4, which gives rise to MGRYLGPACRLCRAEGVKLFLKGDRCHGPKCQITKRKGKPGKAPRARMQKVSDFGVQMREKQKVKRMYGMFERQFRGFFQKASRERGVTGENLIRLLEKRLDNIVYRLHFAASRKQARQLVSHGHILVNGKRVTIPSYLVRENDTISVHERAKRMTVIKDGLKEYSRAGVVPWLEVDPDALTGLVRGIPQRGDIADLAGVNEQLIVELYSK
- a CDS encoding DNA-directed RNA polymerase subunit alpha: MGRRSLLKGLKRPKGITFEHGEVGRNFGRFIAYPFERGYGVTVGNTLRRILLSSIQGYAVTAIHVTSYDADQKPHVLSSEFDSIPDMVEDTPDFINQLKHLKLSLADDLEEKTILMEVQGPGEITGVSLANDQQVRVLNPELKLATLMEGANLVIEVQIELGRGYVPAERQERYIQVVGTIAVDAMYSPILKARYSVENTRVGQRTDFDKLILEITTDGSVAPEDALAEAAKIAKDQFTIFINFDEDDGGDEDVYDERDELVRSLMETPVEELELSVRSSNCLRNANIRTIGDLVARTEEEIAKTRNFGKKSLDEIKSKLAERNLRLGIGNVDEFKTEFGGEGEGDPSAPEPAPGGAPESVAPESVAPDGATEMDAAPDEAAAAADSGTNEA
- the rny gene encoding ribonuclease Y, producing MPAQLPWIVLSLAAGIGLGWLVRWLYARLELASSEQKAQRIVRDARQDAEARKREAVLETKDELLRERNQLERETRARRNEVQRHEQRLLQKEENLEKRREAFDRQEKQLVARERAIVEREDDVSRASEQWIVELEQVAKLTADQARKRLVNSIEDDARHEAQALIHNIEAEAKQTAERKAREVVVNAMQRLASETTSEVSVTSVSLPNDDMKGRIIGREGRNIRTLENLTGVDIIIDDTPEAVVLSCFDPLRKETARLALERLITDGRIHPARIEEIVRKVHRDLEKTIEEDAERVLFDLEIPSMHRDLVMTLGRLKYRTSYGQNQLAHAKETAQLGAMIAAETGGNIQLSKRASLLHDIGKAIDSDENLGHAVTGMELARRCGEDEVVCNAIGAHHYDVEPSGVEAIIVQIADTISASRPGARRESLDNYLRRLENLERIATGYAGVDRAYAIQAGRELRVMVSTERVSDDGARELGRQVAKQIEAELKYPGRIKVTVIRETRVVEYAR
- a CDS encoding TIGR00282 family metallophosphoesterase — its product is MTDRLQELIGAAAAPRRAPEPVRVLLIGDVVGPSGSRALFMHLARLKKRSRCDLVIANVENSAAGFGLTLAQADEYAGYGIDVMTTGNHIWQQREIWPRLESHDRLLRPHNYPPSVPGKGTCIVEAGGVKVGVLNLEGRVAMSHLDCPFRVARAEVAKLRKETPLVVVDMHAESVEEKEALALHLDGSVSAVVGTHTHVQTADERILPRGTAYLTDLGMTGPRDSVLGMKPDIVLRRVLSQMPLRMEVDEGPADICGALLSVDRVTGKAIALERIVEHARL
- a CDS encoding TlyA family RNA methyltransferase, yielding MTTPGGVRRAHGARARTLLARLCELHPEPGREHWYAAVLCGEVRVDGERVRDPRRMVTDASAVAVQPEPPLASRAGYKLLHALERFRVPVAGKVVLDAGSATGGFTDCLLRRGARHVHCVDVAYGALAYRLRSDSRTTVHERTNVMHLQPGSLRPQPDGAVCDLSFRSLRGAAARLLNLTREGWLLALVKPQFEWRAATGPAHGAGTRRFDGLVRGAEAIAAVVRALQADLALEGVEFRRCTPAALPGRRGNREVLALLTAARSVPAEVSDMVDTVDTVDTVDTLRNELESY